A stretch of Planococcus citri chromosome 5, ihPlaCitr1.1, whole genome shotgun sequence DNA encodes these proteins:
- the LOC135848627 gene encoding uncharacterized protein LOC135848627, which produces MEVGAEDLILKELFVFYESASTLQDISSQKVALQLWHHHLSRMKWEEIQDLEVSYHHPSYRAKWKETLEKLYGFFADCGMKLPKRIEETLKKSLKTICEETRTWICHFIDDELLDGTFPGYFDQNHIVWRHDHKIDYKKSASKMLTEGELNAEQKFLLMCQYGMTGELERFPMNSLPEDFCVRGISDVMVGYWISLYRPDLREIWLKTPDVIDEIRLEDTSIHVTMAQACVHYTPLFHSFEHFWNRLNEDEQMAFAAKYLPQFWELFEIMVSTMSCDRQLQLLNQIPDKLMGTFFDTYSNAGFRKPMLYCNFLRIWNLLKDRITKQQFVEFLEYVADYRVMEYDYEEYANRLIIVWDTASDHLKKHIVENHPRILFNSFMFCEKYSPSGYEFFLKFLPLANQPTRKELYLAQPVSNIVSKYDIDILNLCLPEEADQLQLKNRIMESSDMVNYCAALLRNGNKEFDEIFATVTFFSPNAHDTRELFENVLESGCFKTFGTSYWKVNIV; this is translated from the coding sequence ATGGAAGTCGGCGCTGAGGATTTGATCCTCAAAGAACTCTTCGTTTTCTACGAATCTGCATCAACATTGCAGGATATATCCAGCCAAAAAGTAGCTCTGCAATTATGGCACCATCACCTCAGTCGTATGAAATGGGAAGAAATACAAGATCTAGAAGTGTCATATCATCATCCCAGTTATCGTGCGAAATGGAAAGAAACACTAGAGAAACTGTACGGCTTTTTCGCAGATTGCGGAATGAAATTACCTAAACGTATCgaagaaacgttgaaaaaatctttgaagACGATTTGTGAGGAGACGAGAACGTGGATATGTCATTTTATAGATGATGAGCTGCTCGACGGTACCTTCCCCGGTTATTTCGATCAGAATCACATCGTTTGGCGTCACGACCATAAAATCGATTACAAAAAAAGTGCTTCGAAGATGTTAACCGAAGGAGAATTGAACGCAGAGCAGAAATTCCTTTTGATGTGCCAATATGGCATGACTGGAGAATTGGAAAGGTTTCCTATGAACTCGCTCCCGGAGGATTTTTGCGTACGAGGGATTTCTGATGTGATGGTCGGGTATTGGATTTCACTCTACAGACCCGACTTGCGCGAGATTTGGCTTAAAACGCCAGATGTGATAGATGAGATTCGTCTCGAAGATACTTCGATCCATGTCACTATGGCCCAAGCGTGTGTCCATTACACGCCTTTGTTTCATTCTTTCGAACATTTCTGGAATCGTTTAAATGAAGACGAACAAATGGCATTTGCTGCTAAATACCTGCCTCAGTTTtgggaactttttgaaataatggTATCGACGATGTCTTGCGATCGGCAATTGCAGCTGCTCAATCAAATTCCTGACAAATTGATGGGTACTTTTTTCGACACCTATAGTAACGCAGGATTCCGCAAGCCTATGCTATACTgcaattttctcagaatttggAACCTCTTAAAAGATCGAATTACAAAGCAGCAATTTGTTGAATTTCTGGAATATGTCGCCGACTATCGTGTGATGGAGTATGACTATGAAGAATACGCGAATAGATTGATCATAGTTTGGGATACAGCCTCGGATCATCTCAAGAAACACATTGTCGAAAACCATCCTCGCATTCTATTCAATTCTTTCATGTTTTGTGAGAAGTATTCACCGAGTGGTTacgaatttttcttgaaatttttgccattggCGAATCAACCTACCAGAAAAGAATTGTATCTCGCTCAACCGGTATCTAACATTGTTTCGAAGTACGACATCGATATCCTAAATTTATGTTTGCCTGAAGAAGCCGATCAGTTGCAACTCAAGAATCGAATTATGGAGTCCAGCGATATGGTAAATTATTGCGCTGCATTATTGAGAAATGGGAATAAGGAATTCGATGAAATATTCGCCACAGTAACGTTTTTCTCACCGAATGCTCACGACACTCGCGAACTCTTCGAGAACGTACTAGAGTCCGgctgttttaaaacttttggcACTTCATACTGGAAAGTAAACATTGTTTGA